TAATAATCAATGGTGAACAAATTCAGGGTGTTGCAGCAACGTTTGCTGTCATCAATCCCGCTGATGAAAGTGTTTTAGTTGAAGTTCCGAGTGCATCAGTTGAGCAAGTGAATCAAGCGATCGAAACGGCAACTGTTGCGTTTAAGACATGGAAAAATACAGAAGATTCAGAAATTAATTCAACTTTTCTAAAAATAGCCGCTGATATTCGTGCTGCAAAAGATGAAATTGCTGAACTTATTACCCTCGAACAAGGTAAAACTTTGGCAATGGCTCAGTTTGAGGTTGAAGCAGGCGCAAGTTGGATTGAGTATTTAACCAGTTTAGAAATTCCAGTTGATACCATTGCTGACCCAAGTGGAAAGACGATTAAGGTATATAACCGCCCATTGGGTGTGGTTGCTTCCATCACACCATGGAACTGGCCATTCATGATTGCGATTTGGCACATCTTCCCAGCTTTAAAAACCAAAAACTGCGTAGTTAACAAACCATCAGAATTCACACCATTAAGTACCATTAAGTTAGTCGAGATTATTAACCGCCATGTTGCACAAGGTGTTTGCAGTGTTGTACTCGGCACAGGTGAAGTAGGAGCGACCTTGAGTGGTCATCCAGATGTGGCAAAAGTGACATTTACGGGTTCAACGCGAACTGGTCAACGAATTTTGAGCAGCTCTGTTGATTCCTTAAAGAGCGTGGTACTTGAGCTTGGCGGCAATGATGTCGGTATTGTACTTGAAGATGCTGATCTTGATCGTACAGCACAAGGCATCTTTGGCTCAGCATTTTTGAATGTAGGTCAGACTTGTGCAGCGCTAAAACGTTTATATGTCCATGAATCGATTTACGATGAACTGACTGAAAAGTTGGCGAATATTGCAAATTCTCAGGTGTTGGGTTCTGGCTTAGATCCTGAGGTAACTTTTGGTCCGATCCAAAATAAGATTCAATATAATAAAGTCAAAGGTCTAATTGCAGATGCAGTCGCACAAGGTGGTAAAATTATTACTGCCGAAAAAAATGTACCTGAAAAAGGTTATTTTGTAGCGCCTACATTAATTACCAATGTTGAGCAAGGTGTGGCATTAGTCGATGAAGAACAATTTGGTCCAGTGTTGCCGATTGTGAAGTATAGCGATGTAGCACAAGTTATTGAGCAAACGAATCAATCAGAATTTGGTTTAGGCGGTTCTGTTTGGACAACTGACATTGCTCGTGGTGAAAAGATCGCATCACAAATGGAAACTGGGACAGTATGGATCAATAGTCATTCAGATTTATCGCCAGCAGCACCTTTTGGTGGGTGGAAAAGTTCAGGTCTAGGCTTCTCATTTGGTTTAGATGGTTTGCTTTTATTTACACATAAACAAGCAATTCACATTTCTCAATAAGATCTACATGCC
This is a stretch of genomic DNA from Acinetobacter sp. NCu2D-2. It encodes these proteins:
- a CDS encoding aldehyde dehydrogenase family protein, whose translation is MNTNLIINGEQIQGVAATFAVINPADESVLVEVPSASVEQVNQAIETATVAFKTWKNTEDSEINSTFLKIAADIRAAKDEIAELITLEQGKTLAMAQFEVEAGASWIEYLTSLEIPVDTIADPSGKTIKVYNRPLGVVASITPWNWPFMIAIWHIFPALKTKNCVVNKPSEFTPLSTIKLVEIINRHVAQGVCSVVLGTGEVGATLSGHPDVAKVTFTGSTRTGQRILSSSVDSLKSVVLELGGNDVGIVLEDADLDRTAQGIFGSAFLNVGQTCAALKRLYVHESIYDELTEKLANIANSQVLGSGLDPEVTFGPIQNKIQYNKVKGLIADAVAQGGKIITAEKNVPEKGYFVAPTLITNVEQGVALVDEEQFGPVLPIVKYSDVAQVIEQTNQSEFGLGGSVWTTDIARGEKIASQMETGTVWINSHSDLSPAAPFGGWKSSGLGFSFGLDGLLLFTHKQAIHISQ